The following coding sequences are from one Musa acuminata AAA Group cultivar baxijiao chromosome BXJ2-4, Cavendish_Baxijiao_AAA, whole genome shotgun sequence window:
- the LOC103982354 gene encoding dehydrodolichyl diphosphate synthase CPT3 isoform X1, which translates to MYTLPRVSVPHRNLVIKVEKDLEMEKHGRKPEPNIFASVWRFLRRCLFLVLALGPMPNHIAFIMDGNRRYAKRRNVKEGTGHGVGFTTLTSICQYCYEMGVKYVTVYAFSIDNFKRKPEEVQSLMDLMKEKIDELLEEDSIVQKYGFRINFWGSLDLLSEPVRLAAEKVMTHTADNTGPVLSICVAYTSTNEIMRAIKKSCARKSFRTQGYVNCDGESVCEDNNGYVTVADLEENLDTADCPDPDIVIRTSGEARLSNFLLWQTSLSHLQNPNPLWPEFSLRNLVWAILEYQKIYPYLEARRRLAKKEN; encoded by the exons ATGTATACCTTACCTCGTGTGTCCGTTCCTCACCGGAATTTGGTCATCAAAGTTGAAAAG GATTTGGAAATGGAAAAGCATGGTCGAAAACCTGAACCCAACATCTTTGCAAGCGTATGGCGTTTCTTGCGTAGGTGCCTCTTTCTTGTGCTCGCCCTTGGTCCTATGCCCAACCATATCGCATTCATCATGGACGGGAACCGGAGATACGCCAAGCGAAGGAATGTGAAAGAAGGCACCGGTCATGGTGTTGGATTCACGACTCTTACCTCTATTTGTCAATACTGTTATGAAATGGGCGTGAAGTATGTGACCGTGTATGCTTTCAGTATTGACAACTTCAAGCGAAAACCAGAGGAGGTCCAGTCGCTTATGGATCTGATGAAGGAAAAGATTGATGAGTTGTTAGAGGAGGATAGCATTGTGCAAAAATATGGTTTTAGGATCAACTTCTGGGGAAGCCTGGACCTGTTGAGTGAGCCGGTAAGGTTGGCAGCTGAGAAGGTAATGACACACACTGCCGATAACACTGGGCCAGTTCTCTCGATCTGCGTCGCCTATACTTCCACCAATGAGATCATGCGAGCCATCAAAAAATCGTGTGCGAGGAAGAGCTTCAGAACACAAGGGTATGTGAATTGTGACGGTGAATCGGTGTGCGAGGACAACAACGGTTACGTTACTGTGGCTGATTTAGAGGAGAACTTAGACACTGCTGATTGCCCAGACCCTGACATTGTTATTAGGACATCAGGGGAGGCTCGGCTGAGTAATTTTCTTCTTTGGCAGACTTCGTTGAGCCACTTGCAAAATCCAAACCCGCTGTGGCCTGAATTTTCTCTTAGGAACCTAGTCTGGGCTATCTTGGAGTACCAGAAGATCTATCCTTACTTGGAAGCAAGGAGAAGACTGGCTAAGAAGGAAAACTAA
- the LOC103982354 gene encoding dehydrodolichyl diphosphate synthase CPT3 isoform X2, with amino-acid sequence MEKHGRKPEPNIFASVWRFLRRCLFLVLALGPMPNHIAFIMDGNRRYAKRRNVKEGTGHGVGFTTLTSICQYCYEMGVKYVTVYAFSIDNFKRKPEEVQSLMDLMKEKIDELLEEDSIVQKYGFRINFWGSLDLLSEPVRLAAEKVMTHTADNTGPVLSICVAYTSTNEIMRAIKKSCARKSFRTQGYVNCDGESVCEDNNGYVTVADLEENLDTADCPDPDIVIRTSGEARLSNFLLWQTSLSHLQNPNPLWPEFSLRNLVWAILEYQKIYPYLEARRRLAKKEN; translated from the coding sequence ATGGAAAAGCATGGTCGAAAACCTGAACCCAACATCTTTGCAAGCGTATGGCGTTTCTTGCGTAGGTGCCTCTTTCTTGTGCTCGCCCTTGGTCCTATGCCCAACCATATCGCATTCATCATGGACGGGAACCGGAGATACGCCAAGCGAAGGAATGTGAAAGAAGGCACCGGTCATGGTGTTGGATTCACGACTCTTACCTCTATTTGTCAATACTGTTATGAAATGGGCGTGAAGTATGTGACCGTGTATGCTTTCAGTATTGACAACTTCAAGCGAAAACCAGAGGAGGTCCAGTCGCTTATGGATCTGATGAAGGAAAAGATTGATGAGTTGTTAGAGGAGGATAGCATTGTGCAAAAATATGGTTTTAGGATCAACTTCTGGGGAAGCCTGGACCTGTTGAGTGAGCCGGTAAGGTTGGCAGCTGAGAAGGTAATGACACACACTGCCGATAACACTGGGCCAGTTCTCTCGATCTGCGTCGCCTATACTTCCACCAATGAGATCATGCGAGCCATCAAAAAATCGTGTGCGAGGAAGAGCTTCAGAACACAAGGGTATGTGAATTGTGACGGTGAATCGGTGTGCGAGGACAACAACGGTTACGTTACTGTGGCTGATTTAGAGGAGAACTTAGACACTGCTGATTGCCCAGACCCTGACATTGTTATTAGGACATCAGGGGAGGCTCGGCTGAGTAATTTTCTTCTTTGGCAGACTTCGTTGAGCCACTTGCAAAATCCAAACCCGCTGTGGCCTGAATTTTCTCTTAGGAACCTAGTCTGGGCTATCTTGGAGTACCAGAAGATCTATCCTTACTTGGAAGCAAGGAGAAGACTGGCTAAGAAGGAAAACTAA
- the LOC135611231 gene encoding ubiquitin-conjugating enzyme E2 4-like, with protein sequence MSSPSKRREMDLMKLMMSDYKVETVNDGIQEFFVDFHGPSESLYQGGVWRVRVELPDAYPYKSPSIGFVNKIYHPNVDEMSGSVCLDVINQTWSPMFDLVNVFEVFLPQLLLYPNPSDPLNGEAAALMMRDRPAYEQKVKEYCKKYAKPEDIGASPEDESSEEELSEDEYDSSDEQVVGKPDP encoded by the exons ATGTCGTCCCCGAGCAAGCGCCGCGAGATGGACCTGATGAAACT GATGATGAGTGACTACAAGGTGGAGACGGTTAACGATGGGATACAAGAATTCTTTGTGGATTTCCATGGCCCGAGCGAGA GTCTTTATCAAGGAGGAGTGTGGAGGGTGAGGGTGGAACTGCCAGATGCTTATCCTTACAAATCTCCATCAATTGGCTTTGTTAATAAGATATATCATCCTAATGTAGATGAAAT GTCTGGTTCAGTTTGTTTGGATGTCATCAACCAAACTTGGAGTCCCATGTTTG ATCTTGTCAATGTATTCGAAGTTTTCCTTCCACAACTTCTTTTATATCCAAATCCTTCAGATCCATTGAATGGGGAGGCTGCAGCACTAATGATGCGTGATCGACCTGCTTATGAACAAAAAGTGAAAG AATACTGTAAAAAATATGCAAAGCCTGAAGACATAGGCGCTTCTCCTGAAGATGAATCAAGCGAGGAAGAGCTGAGTGAAGATGAATATGATTCTAGTGATGAGCAAGTGGTGGGAAAACCTGACCCTTGA
- the LOC135611232 gene encoding E3 ubiquitin-protein ligase APD2-like isoform X2: MDAPTLLLLPASSSPSLPPLSPSSSSQPSPPPPPPRRPSISYRIGISITNATSRQARDDAWSCLVILLTFWFFASMTLILGFYGSSNLVLGPNSSRILRANSWFVQDIQVKAEEGLRLVPTLYGFLEPPPLDVLTTWSENRNVSMPSNFHQEWIYYLNEGAQVEITYSVKSHGTYPLILVIAQGKDDLVQWIERPSHPNITLSWSLIHGNGKIQQTIDKPSDYYIAVGNLNNIEIQVQLTFRIQAVLYNTTGAYYKCSLHHRFCALKLSLQRANVAILTTPAPDPISEWYVKLSYGPRWITYFAGSGLMTLMIFMAFQIFSSLQCDTQENTTHQTAEVTTERRPLLANKDDDSQSLGSSYESVSHDEEDIEEQPATGPELLKDGEINNSQELCAICCDAPRDCFFLPCGHCAMCFTCGTRILDEAGICPICRRKMKKVRKIFAV; this comes from the exons ATGGACGCCCCGACGCTCCTCTTGCTCCCCGCTTCTTCTTCCCCCTCTCTTCCCCctctttctccctcttcctcctcgcaaccatcgccgcctccgcctcctcctcggcGTCCAAGCATCTCCTATCGCATCGGCATCTCGATCACCAATGCCACTTCACGGCAGGCGAGAGACGACGCGTGGTCCTGCCTGGTCATCCTCCTCACATTCTGGTTCTTCG CCTCCATGACGTTGATCCTCGGTTTCTATGGCTCCTCCAACCTCGTCTTGGGCCCGAATTCCTCCCGGATTCTGCGGGCCAATTCATGGTTCGTGCAGGATATACAG GTTAAAGCGGAAGAGGGGTTGAGGCTCGTCCCGACGCTGTATGGGTTTCTTGAGCCTCCGCCGCTCGACGTATTGACGACGTGGTCGGAGAACCGAAACGTGTCCATGCCATCCAACTTCCACCAG GAATGGATATACTATCTCAACGAGGGTGCTCAAGTCGAGATTACTTACAGCGTGAAATCACATGGCACATACCCATTGATCCTCGTCATCGCGCAAG GCAAGGACGACCTTGTTCAATGGATTGAGCGACCATCACATCCTAATATAACACTGTCATGGTCACTCATACATG GTAATGGAAAAATTCAGCAGACTATTGACAAGCCTTCTGATTATTATATTGCTGTGGGTAATTTGAACAACATAGAAATCCAG GTTCAACTAACCTTCAGAATCCAGGCAGTCTTGTACAATACAACTGGGGCATATTACAAATGTTCACTACATCATAGGTTCTGTGCTTTGAAGTTGTCCTTACAAAGGGCCAATGTTGCAATTCTAACAACTCCAGCCCCAGACCCA ATTAGTGAATGGTATGTTAAGCTGTCATATGGGCCCCGGTGGATTACTTATTTTGCAGGATCAG GTCTGATGACTCTAATGATTTTCATGGCGTTCCAAATATTTAGCAGTCTACAGTGTGACACTCAAGAAAATACTACTCATCAAACAGCAGAGGTGACAACCGAGAGGCGTCCTCTGCTTGCTAACAAGGATGATGACAGTCAGAGCTTAGGATCATCCTATGAATCTGTTTCCCATGATGAGGAAGATATTGAAGAGCAGCCTGCAACGGGACCAGAGTTGCTTAAAGATGGGGAAATCAACAACTCCCAAGAGCTCTGCGCCATCTGTTGTGATGCTCCGAGGgattgtttctttcttccttgTGGACACTGTGCCATGTGCTTTACATGTGGGACAAG GATATTGGATGAGGCTGGCATATGTCCCATCTGCCGGAGGAAGATGAAGAAAGTGAGGAAAATTTTTGCAGTTTGA
- the LOC135611232 gene encoding E3 ubiquitin-protein ligase APD2-like isoform X1, with protein sequence MDAPTLLLLPASSSPSLPPLSPSSSSQPSPPPPPPRRPSISYRIGISITNATSRQARDDAWSCLVILLTFWFFASMTLILGFYGSSNLVLGPNSSRILRANSWFVQDIQVKAEEGLRLVPTLYGFLEPPPLDVLTTWSENRNVSMPSNFHQEWIYYLNEGAQVEITYSVKSHGTYPLILVIAQGKDDLVQWIERPSHPNITLSWSLIHGNGKIQQTIDKPSDYYIAVGNLNNIEIQVQLTFRIQAVLYNTTGAYYKCSLHHRFCALKLSLQRANVAILTTPAPDPTMQISEWYVKLSYGPRWITYFAGSGLMTLMIFMAFQIFSSLQCDTQENTTHQTAEVTTERRPLLANKDDDSQSLGSSYESVSHDEEDIEEQPATGPELLKDGEINNSQELCAICCDAPRDCFFLPCGHCAMCFTCGTRILDEAGICPICRRKMKKVRKIFAV encoded by the exons ATGGACGCCCCGACGCTCCTCTTGCTCCCCGCTTCTTCTTCCCCCTCTCTTCCCCctctttctccctcttcctcctcgcaaccatcgccgcctccgcctcctcctcggcGTCCAAGCATCTCCTATCGCATCGGCATCTCGATCACCAATGCCACTTCACGGCAGGCGAGAGACGACGCGTGGTCCTGCCTGGTCATCCTCCTCACATTCTGGTTCTTCG CCTCCATGACGTTGATCCTCGGTTTCTATGGCTCCTCCAACCTCGTCTTGGGCCCGAATTCCTCCCGGATTCTGCGGGCCAATTCATGGTTCGTGCAGGATATACAG GTTAAAGCGGAAGAGGGGTTGAGGCTCGTCCCGACGCTGTATGGGTTTCTTGAGCCTCCGCCGCTCGACGTATTGACGACGTGGTCGGAGAACCGAAACGTGTCCATGCCATCCAACTTCCACCAG GAATGGATATACTATCTCAACGAGGGTGCTCAAGTCGAGATTACTTACAGCGTGAAATCACATGGCACATACCCATTGATCCTCGTCATCGCGCAAG GCAAGGACGACCTTGTTCAATGGATTGAGCGACCATCACATCCTAATATAACACTGTCATGGTCACTCATACATG GTAATGGAAAAATTCAGCAGACTATTGACAAGCCTTCTGATTATTATATTGCTGTGGGTAATTTGAACAACATAGAAATCCAG GTTCAACTAACCTTCAGAATCCAGGCAGTCTTGTACAATACAACTGGGGCATATTACAAATGTTCACTACATCATAGGTTCTGTGCTTTGAAGTTGTCCTTACAAAGGGCCAATGTTGCAATTCTAACAACTCCAGCCCCAGACCCA ACTATGCAGATTAGTGAATGGTATGTTAAGCTGTCATATGGGCCCCGGTGGATTACTTATTTTGCAGGATCAG GTCTGATGACTCTAATGATTTTCATGGCGTTCCAAATATTTAGCAGTCTACAGTGTGACACTCAAGAAAATACTACTCATCAAACAGCAGAGGTGACAACCGAGAGGCGTCCTCTGCTTGCTAACAAGGATGATGACAGTCAGAGCTTAGGATCATCCTATGAATCTGTTTCCCATGATGAGGAAGATATTGAAGAGCAGCCTGCAACGGGACCAGAGTTGCTTAAAGATGGGGAAATCAACAACTCCCAAGAGCTCTGCGCCATCTGTTGTGATGCTCCGAGGgattgtttctttcttccttgTGGACACTGTGCCATGTGCTTTACATGTGGGACAAG GATATTGGATGAGGCTGGCATATGTCCCATCTGCCGGAGGAAGATGAAGAAAGTGAGGAAAATTTTTGCAGTTTGA